A single Chryseobacterium sp. DNA region contains:
- the rplL gene encoding 50S ribosomal protein L7/L12: protein MSDLKNLAEKLVNLTVKDVNELAIILKDEHGIEPAAAAVVVAGGAAEAAEEKTEFDVILKSAGASKLAIVKLVKDLTGAGLKEAKDIVDGAPAPIKTGISKDEAEALKKQLEEAGAEVELK, encoded by the coding sequence ATGTCAGATTTAAAAAATTTAGCTGAAAAGCTAGTAAACCTAACAGTAAAAGACGTAAACGAATTAGCTATTATCCTTAAGGATGAGCACGGAATTGAGCCAGCTGCTGCTGCTGTAGTAGTTGCAGGTGGAGCTGCTGAAGCTGCTGAAGAAAAAACTGAATTCGACGTAATTCTTAAGTCTGCAGGTGCTTCTAAATTAGCTATCGTTAAATTAGTAAAAGATTTAACTGGTGCTGGTCTTAAAGAAGCTAAAGATATCGTAGATGGTGCTCCTGCTCCAATCAAAACTGGTATCTCTAAAGACGAAGCTGAAGCTCTTAAGAAGCAATTAGAAGAAGCTGGTGCTGAAGTAGAATTGAAATAA
- the rplJ gene encoding 50S ribosomal protein L10, which produces MTKDQKVVAIQEIKDLLQDAKVVYVADLEGLNAAKSSDFRRQAFKQNIKVKVVKNTLLQKAMEQIEGVDYSEMFPSFKGNSALMIAETANAPAKLIQGFRKKEEKPALKSAYLQETFYVGDNNLDALANIKSREEMIGEIIGLLQSPIQRVVSALQNKSETVEAKAEEAAPAVEETPAEAPEAAAESTEETSAE; this is translated from the coding sequence ATGACAAAAGACCAAAAAGTTGTAGCAATACAAGAGATCAAAGATTTGCTTCAGGATGCAAAAGTAGTATACGTAGCAGATCTAGAAGGATTGAATGCTGCTAAATCTTCTGACTTCAGAAGACAGGCTTTCAAACAAAATATCAAAGTAAAAGTGGTAAAAAATACACTTTTACAAAAAGCAATGGAACAGATCGAAGGAGTAGATTACTCTGAGATGTTCCCTTCCTTCAAAGGAAACTCAGCATTAATGATTGCTGAAACAGCAAATGCTCCTGCGAAATTAATCCAAGGGTTCAGAAAGAAAGAAGAGAAGCCGGCTTTAAAGTCTGCTTACCTTCAGGAAACTTTCTATGTTGGTGACAATAACCTAGACGCGTTGGCTAACATCAAGTCTAGAGAAGAAATGATCGGTGAAATCATCGGATTACTTCAGTCTCCAATCCAAAGAGTTGTTTCTGCTCTTCAAAACAAATCTGAAACGGTAGAAGCTAAAGCTGAAGAAGCTGCTCCTGCTGTAGAAGAAACACCTGCTGAAGCTCCTGAAGCTGCTGCAGAAAGCACTGAAGAAACAAGTGCTGAATAA